TGAAAGTCACTGTCCTCGACGAGCAGACTCACCCGCAGCTCACAGTACCGCGTCTCGTCGGCGGCAGTTCGCGCTGCGATCTCGAATGTTTCGGTCAGCCGGTCGTCGTTCGCCACGCTCCGCTCGATTTCGCGCGCAATTCGTTCGACGTCGTCGTCCGCGAGCAGAATCGATACGTGTTCGCCGAGGAGTTCGTCGCGCGCGTAGCCGCTCATCTCGACGATGATATCGTTGACCGCGACGAACCGGCCGTCGGTATCGAGCTGGTAGATTCCGTCGTCGACCGTGTTCACGAGCGTCTGGTAGCGCTGAATCGCCACAGAATCGTCGACCTCGTCCGCCCAGAAGATCGCCTCTGCGGCATCCGCTCGTTTACTCATGCCCGTTGAGTAGCGGCATCGAGGATAAAACCCTGATGGTCACGGCTCTGCAGCGAATACCGCGCTCGTTCGTGGAGTGCGCCAAGGTACTGCGGATCGGAGATGCAAGCCACCCAGCAACAAAGAGAACGTCGGCGAACGAGATCGGTACGTGCGCCGGCGACTCGAGATCGGAGACCGAGACCGTGGTATCTCGGTGTCGGGACGATACGAAAACGGTCGCGCGGACTCGAGATCGGTCAGCTCCTCAGTACCGCCGCTCGAATATCGTTCCCGACTGGCCGACGACGAGCTGTGGCGATCGGGCGGTTTCGAGCGCGACCGCGAGCAGTTCGTTACCAGGTTGGAGGTCGACGAGCGTCGTCCAGTCGCCGTAGCGGCGTTCGAAGAGCGTACCGGTCGAAGAGACCGCCAGCGCGGTGTCGCGGTCGCGGGCGAGCGCGGCGATCGGCTGTTCGCCGAGGGTCGTCCGTGACCAGTCGAGCCCGTCGTAGGTGTAGACGATGCCGTTGCCGCCCGCGACCGAGACGTGGCCGCTGTCTGTCGCCGCGACCGCCGCGAAATCGACGCCCGCGCCGCCGATCCCGATGCGGCTCCACGAGACCCCGGCGTCCCGGGACTCGAAGACGCCGCTGTCGGTGTCGACGACGTAGCCGTAGCCCAGCGGCGTGAGGTCGATGTCCGTCACGCTCGAGCCCGAGCCCGGTTCGATCACCTCGCTCCACTCGATGGTCGGGCCGTCGCGGCGACCGCGCAGGAGTTCGCCGGAGCTGTTGATGGCGGTGAGCCGTTCGTCGCCGGCCAGCCCGGCGACTGCGATCGCCGTCCAAGAGGTCGTCTTCCCCTTCGGCGCCGAGAAGTCTATCGTGCGGTCGGCGAGGACGTCGTAGAGCCCGAGCGCACCGCTGTCGCCGGCGACCCACATCGCGCGCCCGTTGCTCGTGACTGCCGCGGAGCGCAGGCCGTCGCCCCGACCGCCGAGGCCGCCCTCGAGTTCGACGGTCCACTCGTCGCGATCGTCATCGCGTGCGAGGACGGTCCCGTTCTCGCCGACGGCGTACGCGCCGACGGCGGTCGGGACGACGTCGTACAGCGTCGCGTCGGTGGGAACGTCGGCGGCGACCCACTCGCTGTCGGCGTCGATACAGCCCGCGAGTGACAGCGACCCGGCCGCAGTGCCGATCGCTGCGAGGAGGGCGCGGCGGGACGTGTGGTAGCCGTGACTCGTCATTCGTCGTCACGCATCGCGGAGTCCGCGTCGGTCGGCTGGCTCCGCGGGCCGTCCGATACTCGGGCGGCGCTGCGAGTATCGTACGACTGGTGGAACTCACCCGGCGGGGTGAACGCGCCCGGTGCGGAGGTCCGCTTGAGAACCGCCGAGATGCGGACGACGTACGCGAACAGCACCGCGAGCGGGCTGAACGCGATCGCGAGCGCGACGCTCACGAGCACGAGCAGCCACCCCTCGAAGGCGACCGGGGGGTAGCCGCTGGCGTAGATCATGATGACCAGCGTCGAGAGCAGGATCGCGCCCGTGCCGCTGTAGGTGATCAGCCGCGACAGCCGCGCGAGCTCCCGCTGGAGGTAGATCGTCGTGAAGTACTGTCGCGTCGCGTCCGCGGTGACGAACAGTTCGCGGAGCTCCGAGAGCAGCGACGCCGCTCGGTCCGACAGTTCCTCGTCGAACCGGCGCTCGAGTCGCCGCGCCTCGTTCGCAGCGCCGGCGTAGTCGTGGTCGATGGTCGGCAACACGACGGCGAACACCGACGTCGTCTCGCCGGTGAGCTGCGAGGAGAGCGCGCCCGTGTGCTCGCGGGTTCGTTCGGCGAAGCGGCAGACCGACTCGAGGGCGGAGATCGGCGTTCCGTCGGACCAGTTGGTATCTACTCGGCTGCGCTCGCTCCCGCCGTCGGAGTTCCGATCCGTGCAGCCGGCCTCGGTGGCGAGTTCGTCCGCGCGGCTGCCGAGCGTGCCGGCCAGCCGGGCGAGGAACGGGGCCGGATCGGTCGGACTGATACCGTCGCCCTCGGTCTGGGCCTCGACGCGGGTGCGGAACGCCTGGACGCCGTCGATGCGTTCGGTGAGTCGATCGGGCGTTCCGAACAGTCGCGAAATGATCAACTGGTTGACCGCGACGACGATCGGGATGAAGGAGAACAGACCCGCGATCATCGTACTGAACATCGTCGTGACGAACCGGCTCTCGCGGACGCCGATGACGTCGTTGATGCCCAGGAGGAGCGCGAGGGCGAAGACGCCGGCGACGAACCCGCCGACGATAACCCGGCGATCGCCCTCGAGCGAGAGCCACCGCTGTGCTCGGCGACGCGACTGGGTGTCGGTGAGGTACCGCGATGCGATTCGGACGCCGCTCCAGAGGAGGCGGCCGCCGACCACCAGTGCGGTGACCAGCAGTCGGAGGACGGAACTGACGAGAGAGAGCCCGAGCGATGCGGGATCCTTCTCATGGGCTTCGGTATCGTGATCCTCGCCGTCGACGTCGTCGTCAGTGTCGTCGGCACCTGTCTCGTCGCTGCCAGTGGCGGTGTCGTCGCTGTCAGTGACAGTGTCATCGCTGCTGGTATCGGTGCTCGCAGCGGCGTTCGAGCGGTCCGTGTCGGAGTCGGCTCCGGAATCAGACGTGGTACGTGCCTCGGAGGGCAGGGGCGAGTCGGAGTCGCGTTCGGAATCTGGCGGTGATGGATCGTCAGTCATGGGATACTGAGCGCGGTATCGGCGAGTGACTCAGAGACCGTCGGAGACGATCTCGAGGAGACGCGTTGCGACCAGCAATAGTCCGGTCAGGAGGACGACCCGTCTGAGGATCGCGCCTCTGGTGGTTCTGATCCGGGAGCGATCGGTCGGGTGAAAGCCGACGGTCCACAGCGTCGCGATCGCGCCGACGTTGATCGCGATGACGTTGACCGCGACGACGACGAACGAGCCGATGACGGCTTCGGGGGCGTTCCAGGCGATGCCGACGCCGATGACGCCGATCGGTGGCATGATCGCGGCGGCGATCATCACGCCGATGAGATCCGTGATCCCGGTCGTCGCCATCCCGAGGCCGCCGGCGATACCCGAACAGACCGCGACGGTCACGAGCAGGGATGGGGGCAGGCCGTGGCTGCCGAGTCCGAGACTCGCCTCGAGATCGACCGCGGTCGTGATGACCCGCGACGTTCGCGCGAAGAGTGCGAACGCGAGGGCACTCGACATCGCGACGCCGATCCCGACGAGCTGGAGCTTGACGCCGCGAACGAACAGCTGGCGCTCGTCGAGGACGGTCGCGACGCTCGAGGCCATCGCCGGGCCGAGCAGGGGGGCGATCACCATCGCACCGACCAGGACCGCAAGCGAATCGAGGAGGACGCCGGTCGTGGCGACGATCCCGCTGATCGCGGTCATCGCGGCGAAGATGACCAGGGAGGGCAGCTGTGACTGGGCTTTCGACCGCAGCTCGCTCCGGGAAATTCGTTCGAAGGACAGCCACTCGCGGCGGCCGTCGGCCGGGGACTCGTCCCAGTCGCTCCCGATGATCGCCATCGGTTCTTCGACGATGATGGTGACGTTGCCGACCGACGCGAGGTCGTCCTCGAGCGGTTCGATCGCGTGTTCGGGGGCGGGAACCGTGATCGTCCGTTTCTCGCCGTTGGTGTGGTCGGTGAGACTGTACTCGAGGTTGTGGCGCTCGAGGATGGCCGTCACCTCGTCGGCGTTCGACTGTGAGGAGGCAAGCACCGTCAGGAGGCGCATATTCGACGTTTCCGTGGGAGAGTCCGACCGGCGATATCCGTCGCTGTCGGTCACAGTAGCGCGAGTGCATCGGTATCGAGGGTGGGTTCGTCGGGGAATGCTCGAGCGAGCAGCGTACAGACGGTTTCCCGGATCGTGACGAGCCGGTCGTCACGGGTGCCGGTACACGATCCGCCACAGCGGCCGATCGGGCCGTCCGGCCCGTCGACGTAGGTCAGGCGTCCGCCACAGTCCGGACACCGGGGCTCGGCGTGGATGCTCATCCAGTCGACGTCGAACCCGTCGCGGGCGAGTCGGTCGCCCAGCGCGTACCAGAGGATATGGTCGCGCTCCTGATCGCCCGTCGCCACTCGTTTGAGCCGGCGGAGGACGAGCGCGGCGCGACAGTAGAGGTCGTCGTTCGCGTCACCGTGTCGCCGATGACACCGCCGGAAGTACGTTGCGAGCGCACGCCTCGAGGACCGACGTTTCCCCGTCGTCAGTGGTTCCTCGAGGGCCGCGTTCGGCGAGAGGTCGTCTGATTGTGGAACGCGCTCCGGACGGCCGCGTTCGTCGTAGTGGACCTCCCGCGAGAGAGATGCACCGCTGGTCGGACAGAAGGCATGTTTACCGATCATTTGTCTATGTGCGATCGAACCGTCAGTTCGGTCCGACCGTGCATCCCGGCTAGCGGTGCCAGCGGGATAAGGTGACATAATACTGAGAGTATTTAGAATAAAGAAACGGACTCGTCGGGGGCTCTAGACGTATGTCTAGATTATTTTGTGGAATTTTCTTACGTATCTAGATAGCTTATCAGTAGCCGGTTCATACGGCGGATGCGTCATGGCACGTGGTTCACTCACAGCCGTCGATTCGACTGATCGTGCGCCGTGGTACTGGTACGTTCTGATCGGCTATCCCGTCTTGAGTCTGTTCGGGATCGTTTCGCTCGCCCGCCTCACCCGAGGCGGGTCGGTTCTGGCCTCGAGTCTGGGGAGCATCGGTCTCTTGATTCTCGTCGCCGCTGCGGGCGCGCTCGTGCTCCCTGCCATCTGGCGCGACGGCGAGTTCGTCGCGACCGAGAGCGACACCTGGAGACCCGACAGGCAGGTCTACGTCGGTGCGGCGATCGCAGCGCCGCTGGCTCTCGGCGTTCTCGCCGGGCTGGTAGGCGGCTTCGGTATCGCGATCGCGACCGCGGTCTTCACGTTTCTCCTGTCGTCGGTAACGGTTTGCGTAACGTACCTCTACAATCGCCATCGGGAGATCGGGTTGTTGTACCGCTGAGACTGACCGGGTAAGCGAAGCGTTTCCGAGCCCGATCGAACCGTAGGTCGATCACCCGTTCTCGGTGTACATTCTCTAGGTTTCGTCCGTATTTATAGGTCACAAGCCATTGGTTATTGCTGTCGGTTGGCCCGGACGACGCGCACCCGGCGCGGATGACATCCCGGCCCGATAGCACAGCCGCTACTGTCCGCTCGCCGACTTTCCGGGCAGTACACGTCTACTCGTCGACACGCTGCGATTACGCCGACACCCATTATGCTCTCAGTACTACACGCCATCACCGACGCGTCCAGCCCCGCGCTCGCAGGTGGACGTCCGCTCGCATCGCTGGCGCTGACGGCGATCGATCACGGACCGTTCCTCGGCGGTCGGATTCCGGTAGCACAGTCGGTCGATCCGGGGATCGCTCCCCCGGACGGCGGCGGTCTCGATCTCGCGGCCCGGCTCGTCGGCCTGCTCGGAGCCGTCATTCTGGGCGTCGTCGAGGGCGTGGTCATCGCGTTCGAGATGGCCTGGGACACCTGGTGGGCGCTCGTGCTCGGCTTCACGATCACCGGCGCAGTACAGGAGTTCGTCGACGAGGACCAGTTAACTGACTACCTCGGCGACGACGGCTGGCGGGAGGTCGGCTACGGTGCCCTGTTCGGGGCGTCCTCCTCGAGTTGTTCGTTCTCGGCGGTCGCGACGACGCGAACGCTGTTCACGAAAGGCGCTTCGGCCGCGTCCAGTCTCGGCGCGTTCCAGTTCGCGAGCACGGATCTCGTGCTCGAGCTCGCCCTCGTCGTCACGCTCCTGTTGGGCTGGCAGTTCGCCGCCGCGGAGATCGTCGGCGGACTCGTCGCCATCCTCGTCGTCGCCGTGATCTACCGCCGGTTCGTCCCCGAGGCGTGGGTCGAGCGAGCCAGAACCCACGCGCGGGCGCTCGAAGAAAACGAGTGTGGGATGTGCGGGATGGCCGCGGAGCCGACCGACGAGGAAACGCTCGAGGCAACCATCGACGGTGAACGACAGTACTTCTGCTGTGGAGGGTGTCGGAACGCGTACGATCCGGAAACCGACCGGGAGGCGGTCACCGCCGGCCCGGAACTCCTCAGGGGCGATCGCTGGCAGTCGGCGACCACGAACGCGATCCGGGAGTGGGACATGCTCTGGCGGGACATCCTGCTGGGGTTCCTCATCGCCGGATTGCTGGCCGCGCTCGTTCCCACCTCGTGGTGGACCGCGCTCTTCGGCGTCGGTGCCGAGGGGAGCGTCACGCGACTCACCTCGAACGTCTTCCTCGGCGCTATCGTCGGGGTGTTGACGTTCCTCTGTTCCGTCGGCAACGTCCCGTTCGCGCTCGTCCTCTGGCAGAACGGCGTCTCTTTCGGGGGCGTCCTGGCGTTCATCTTCGCGGACCTGCTCATCTTGCCGCTGGTCCGCACCTACCGCCGATACTACGGCACCCGGATGGCCGGCGTCATCTTCGTCACGTTCTTCCTCGCGGCGGTCGTCGCCGGCCTCGTCGTCGAGCTCCTCTTCGGCGGGCTCGGCCTCGTCCCGCCGCCCGGCGAGGCCGGCGGCACGATCTCCGGGACGTTCACGGCCCTCTTCAACGCGATCGCAATTCCGTTCCTCGCGATTCAGGTTTACGTCGCCCTCGAGCGCGACCAGCGCGTTCGAATCGGGAATCGACTCGCGCCCCACGTCGCGGGCGTCGTCTATCACGTCCACAAGGCCCTCGAGCGGATCGCCTACGCGCTCGAGGATCGCGGGCTGAAATGAGGGCCGCGTGATCCGGTCCCCGCTATCCATCGAGGTCCGTCAGTGACGGGCTGAGACGACCGTCACCGCAGTCTCGGCGACTCGAGATGCCACCCACCGAAGTTCCGATCGACCGCTCGAAACGCCCACTTCCCCGCTGATTCCCACTCCAGTACTCATGACACCACACCCGAGAGACGCCGTCGAACGGAGCGATCCGGTCAGACTCATCTGCCTCGCAACGATCGTGTCGACCCACGGGCTGGTTCGCCTGGCCGAACGCTACCTCCCCGAGTTCCTGTCGGCGCTCGGCTACGGGCCGATCGTCGTCGGCCTGCTGGTGAGCCTCGGCCTCGGACTCGCCGTCGCCGCGTCAGAGTTTTCGGGCGGCGATCTCGGCGGCGACGCGACGCCGGCCCTCGAGTCGACGACGGTCGCGGTACTGGCGGCACTGCTCGCCGCGGTCGGCCTGCTCGCCTGGGCCGGCGCGCCGACGCTCGATACGCTGCTGGGTACCCCCCTGACGGCGCTGGGCTGGCTGGTTGTCGGCGTCGTCCTCCTCCAGGCGTGGCACGTTCGCGGCCCGACCCAGCGCCTGTGGCCGACGGACACCCGCGCCGGGCCGCTCCCCTCGAGTTCGGCCGACGACGAACGCGCCCGATCGAACCGAACGGGACTCGTACCCGACCAGCGGACGCACATCGTGCTCGGCGCGCTCGGTATCGTCGCCGCAGCGGTGTTCGCGACGATTGCCGTCGCGAGCGCCGACAGCATCCGCGGCGGGTTCGCGCTCGTCGCCGCGACCGGCGCTGCGGTCGCGATCGTCGGGGCGGTCGCACTCGGGACGGTCGGCGTTCTCCCATCGCTCTTCGGCGACCGATCGGAGCGGGAGGATCGACCGAGTACTGCGTCGATCGACGTCGATCCATCGCTCAGGGTCGTCCGGCGTGCCGTTTCCCGGCTCCCCGACCGCCGGCGCTGGGCCGTCATCGGCGACGCGCTCGTCCGGGTCGCGATCGCGGGGACCGTCCCGTTTCTGGTCCTCCTGATCGTCGACTACCGAGCGATCGCGCTCTCGATCGGCGGCCTGTCGCTCGCGCCCGCCGCCGTCTTCGGACTGTTCGTCCTCGCCGAGGGCGCGGGTGCCATCGTCGGTGCCATCGCGTCCCCGGCACTCGCCTCGCGCGTCGATCGGCGGATACTCCTCGCGGTCGGCCTCACCGGCATCTCGCTGCTCCCGATGGCACTCGTGGCCGCACCGGCCAGCGCCGCCGTCGTCGCCGTCCTCTTCGGACTCCTCGGCTTTCGCACCGTGATCGAGCCGCTCCGGCCCACCGTCGGCGCGAGCGCTCGAGCGGCCCCGGTCCCCGGCCCGCGGCTCCCCGAGGAGATCCGAACGGCGGTTCGAGTCGCCGTCGTTCCCGCGCCGCTGCTCGGCGGGATCCTCTACGCCGTCAACCCTCTGGTGGCATTCACCGTCGCGACGACGGTCGGCCTGCTCGGCGTCCGCGAACTGGGTCGCGCGTTCCCGTTCGGACGGGACGCATGACCCGATCGTCGACCCCGCGGCGGACGCTCGAGGGAGCGGGGGATTCGCTCGCGGAACTCTCGAGCGTCGATCACCGGCGACTCGCTCGCTGGCACCTCGCGCTCGCGCTGGTGATGGGGCTGTGGGGCGGGCTCGACGCCCTGTTCCTCCGAACCGCGCTCGTCACGCCGGGGCTCGAGCAGTGGCCGGCCGAGACCTACAACGCCTTCTTCACGACCCACGGGCTGACGATGCTGTTCCTGTTCGTGCTGCCGGCGATCTGGGGCTTCGCGTACGCCGCGGTGCCCCCGCTGATCGGGGCCGACGACCTCGCCTACCCCAACCTCGGCGTCTGGGCCTTCTGGCTGCAGGTGCCGGCCGCGCTGGCGGTTCGGTCGGGAACGATCGGCGGTATTCTCGGCGTCGCCGGACTCGAGCCGATCGCGAGCGGCTGGACGCTCTACCCGCCGCTGAGCGTTCTGTCACCGAATCCGGCGGTCGACGCCGTTCTCGTCGGCCTGCTGTTGGTCGCTGTCGGCACTACGGCGACGGCGTGGAACCTCGTCGTCACGATCCAGCGGCGTCGCGAGATCCGGTGGCTCGACGTCGACACGTTCACCTGGACGGTGCTGACGGCCGGCTGGATGGCGATCGTCGCCTTCCCGGTGCTGGCGGTCGCGATCGCACTGTTGCTCGCCGACCGAACGCTCGGCACCGCGTTCCTCCTCGGCGGCGGCGGGCCGTTGGTCTGGCAGCACCTGTTCTGGTTCTTCGCCCATCCGCTGGTGTACGTGCTGGTGTTGCCGCCGATGGGAATCGTCGGGCACGTCCTCCCGCGCTTCGCCGGTCGGCGACTGTTCGGCCGCCGGTCGTCCGTGTACTCGACGCTCGCGATCGGCGTCGTCTCCTTCACCGTCTGGGCGCACCACATGTTCGTGACCGGCGTCGGCCCGTCGGTTCGGACCGTCTTCATGTTCACCACGCTGGCGGTGGCCGTGCCTAGCTCCGCGAAGCTGTGTACGTGGCTCGTGACGCTGTGGGGCGGTGCAGTTCGGTACAGCGCGCCGATGATCGCGGTGCTGGCCGCCGTCGGCTTCTTCGTCGTCGGCGGCGTCACCGGCGTCTTCCTCGCCGTCGTCCCGATCAACGTCCGCTACACCGGGACCTACTACGTCGTCGCGCACTTCCACTTCCTGCTCGCGGGCTTCGTCGGCCTCTCGCTCGTCGCCGGCGCCTACTACTGGTACCCCCTGCTTACCGGTCGGCGGCTCGAGCCCGGCCTCGCCCGCCTGCACGGCTGGCTCACGATCGTCGGCGTCGCAGTGACCTTCGGTGCTCTCCTGCTCCTCGGGCTCGCACAGCTTCCCCGGCGGGTCGCGACCTATCCGGCGGTCTACGCGCCGCTCCAGCAGCTCGCGACCGTCGGCGCGTACGTCATCGCGGCCGGACAGCTCGCGTTCCTCCTGAACCTCGGACGGTCGCTGTGGATCGGCGACCCCGCTCCCGAGGATCCGTGGGACCTCGAGGACGGCCCCTCCCACGCGCGCGAATGGCGGTAGAGTTCGGCCCGTGAGAGGGCCGGGCTCGCCGCCCGCGCGGTCGGCGGATGCCAACCCGATCATCCCCCGATCGAACCGACGACTGACGGGTATCAGTCGTCCCGCGAGCCGACCGGACGGACGCATCGATTCCGACCACCGCAGTTGCGTGCAGTCCGACCACCTTCGTGACACTCTAGATTACCACCATGTCAACAACGCCAAGTACTGACGTCGCACTGATGCTGATCCAACTGATCGCGATTACGATCCCGTCGACCGTCGTCCTGGTCAAACAGTTGCGCCAATCGGACAACCTCCAGTGGCGATTCCGGCAGTTGAGCTTCGGGCTCGTGGGCTCGTGTATCACGCTGTTGATCACGGGCGCTATCACCGTCCTGTCGTATTTCATCATTCAACTGCAACTTCCCAACACCATCTACGCCGGACTCTTGCTCGTGATCCTCGGCCTGCTCCCGCTGGGAGCGTTCATCGCCGTTCTCTATCGAGAACATCGGAAAGAGTTCGGTCCCTGAAGCCGCTCGCTACGCCCGGATCCGGCCGGCTGCGGGTTCGATCCCCGCGCGTAGCTTCGGCGGCTTCGCCGCCGATACCGAACCGATGTCCAATCACACGTCACAGAATACCGACGACGGTGGCGAATCGAACTCCGATGACCGGACCGAACGGCGTACCCACGAGATCACGGATCCTCGTCCGCTGACGAATCTGACCGGCTTCAAACGCGACCAACTGTTCGTCATTCGGATGCTCGCGGACCGCAATCCGCACGGCCTCGTTATCAAGGACAAACTCGACTGCTACTACGACGAGGAGATCACGCAAGGGCGACTCTACCAGAACCTGGCGGAGCTCGTCGACGAAGGCTACGTCGAGAAACTCCCGGTCGACGGCCGAACGAACGCCTATCGACCGAGTGAGCGCGCGAACGAGCGGCTCGAGGAACACTACGAGTGGGAGCGGCGCTGTCTCTTTTGTGAGCTCCCATGAGGGAGCCGTCCGCGGTTGCAGCCGGCGACTGTCGCGGACGGTCGTTTTCTTTCGATCACGGGCGGGTCGGTCGCGTCGACTGATCCGACTACTGCAACGTCGGCAGTCCCGATCGATCGCCCCGCTCAGTCGACCTGACGTGCGTACTCGATCCACAATGACTAGAAACACCACCAGCGACGAACTCAGTCGAACAGATCCCGATCTCGATGCCCCGTGGACGTACGCGACGACCGCCGCGGATCGGCTCGCACTACCCGACGAGATCGAGCAGCGAATCCTGTATCCCGACCACCGTCAGCGGATCACGGTTCAGTTCGAACGCGACGACGGCACGCTCGGCGTCTGCGACGGCTACCGCGTCCGCCACGACGACGTTCGCGGCCCGTATCTCGGCCCGCATCGGTACGCCTCCGAACTGACCGGCAACGATTGTGCCGGACTCGCGGCTGCGACGACCGTCAGCGCCGCGCTCGCCGGCATCCAATTCGGTGGTGCGGCGGGCGGAATCGCCGTCGATCCGACGACGCTCTCGCGGGACGAACGCGTCCGACTCACTCGGTCCTACGCGGGCAGCGTGACCGGCGTCGGACCCGACAGCGACGTCCTGGTCCCGGACGTCGGGACCGACGAGCGGACGATGGCACGGTTCGTCGATGCCGTCGCCGACCGAGTCGACGGGCCCCGTAATGCGGCAGTCGCCGGCAAACCGCCTGCCATCGGCGGCTTCCGGGAGATGCCCAGGGCGAGCGGCGACAGTATCGCGCACGTGACCCAGGACGTCCTCGAGACCGACCACGACTGCCCGCTGTCGGACGCGACGATCGCCGTCTACGGGGCCGGAACCCTCGGCGCGACGGCCGCGCGGCTGCTCGAGTTCCAGGGCGGCACCGTCGTCGCGATGTGCAGCGATCAGGCCGGGCTTACCGCTTCCGGCGACGGGAACGGACTCGACACGGACCTCGTCCCGAGCTATCTCGAGCGACCGAGTGCCCTCGCCGAGTACGACGACGGAACGATGATCGGCACCCAGGACGTCCTCCAGCAGGATGTCGACGTGTTGCTTCTCG
This portion of the Natrinema salinisoli genome encodes:
- a CDS encoding WD40/YVTN/BNR-like repeat-containing protein yields the protein MTSHGYHTSRRALLAAIGTAAGSLSLAGCIDADSEWVAADVPTDATLYDVVPTAVGAYAVGENGTVLARDDDRDEWTVELEGGLGGRGDGLRSAAVTSNGRAMWVAGDSGALGLYDVLADRTIDFSAPKGKTTSWTAIAVAGLAGDERLTAINSSGELLRGRRDGPTIEWSEVIEPGSGSSVTDIDLTPLGYGYVVDTDSGVFESRDAGVSWSRIGIGGAGVDFAAVAATDSGHVSVAGGNGIVYTYDGLDWSRTTLGEQPIAALARDRDTALAVSSTGTLFERRYGDWTTLVDLQPGNELLAVALETARSPQLVVGQSGTIFERRY
- a CDS encoding TIGR00341 family protein; amino-acid sequence: MRLLTVLASSQSNADEVTAILERHNLEYSLTDHTNGEKRTITVPAPEHAIEPLEDDLASVGNVTIIVEEPMAIIGSDWDESPADGRREWLSFERISRSELRSKAQSQLPSLVIFAAMTAISGIVATTGVLLDSLAVLVGAMVIAPLLGPAMASSVATVLDERQLFVRGVKLQLVGIGVAMSSALAFALFARTSRVITTAVDLEASLGLGSHGLPPSLLVTVAVCSGIAGGLGMATTGITDLIGVMIAAAIMPPIGVIGVGIAWNAPEAVIGSFVVVAVNVIAINVGAIATLWTVGFHPTDRSRIRTTRGAILRRVVLLTGLLLVATRLLEIVSDGL
- a CDS encoding permease, whose product is MLSVLHAITDASSPALAGGRPLASLALTAIDHGPFLGGRIPVAQSVDPGIAPPDGGGLDLAARLVGLLGAVILGVVEGVVIAFEMAWDTWWALVLGFTITGAVQEFVDEDQLTDYLGDDGWREVGYGALFGASSSSCSFSAVATTRTLFTKGASAASSLGAFQFASTDLVLELALVVTLLLGWQFAAAEIVGGLVAILVVAVIYRRFVPEAWVERARTHARALEENECGMCGMAAEPTDEETLEATIDGERQYFCCGGCRNAYDPETDREAVTAGPELLRGDRWQSATTNAIREWDMLWRDILLGFLIAGLLAALVPTSWWTALFGVGAEGSVTRLTSNVFLGAIVGVLTFLCSVGNVPFALVLWQNGVSFGGVLAFIFADLLILPLVRTYRRYYGTRMAGVIFVTFFLAAVVAGLVVELLFGGLGLVPPPGEAGGTISGTFTALFNAIAIPFLAIQVYVALERDQRVRIGNRLAPHVAGVVYHVHKALERIAYALEDRGLK
- a CDS encoding transporter, translating into MTPHPRDAVERSDPVRLICLATIVSTHGLVRLAERYLPEFLSALGYGPIVVGLLVSLGLGLAVAASEFSGGDLGGDATPALESTTVAVLAALLAAVGLLAWAGAPTLDTLLGTPLTALGWLVVGVVLLQAWHVRGPTQRLWPTDTRAGPLPSSSADDERARSNRTGLVPDQRTHIVLGALGIVAAAVFATIAVASADSIRGGFALVAATGAAVAIVGAVALGTVGVLPSLFGDRSEREDRPSTASIDVDPSLRVVRRAVSRLPDRRRWAVIGDALVRVAIAGTVPFLVLLIVDYRAIALSIGGLSLAPAAVFGLFVLAEGAGAIVGAIASPALASRVDRRILLAVGLTGISLLPMALVAAPASAAVVAVLFGLLGFRTVIEPLRPTVGASARAAPVPGPRLPEEIRTAVRVAVVPAPLLGGILYAVNPLVAFTVATTVGLLGVRELGRAFPFGRDA
- a CDS encoding cytochrome c oxidase subunit I is translated as MTRSSTPRRTLEGAGDSLAELSSVDHRRLARWHLALALVMGLWGGLDALFLRTALVTPGLEQWPAETYNAFFTTHGLTMLFLFVLPAIWGFAYAAVPPLIGADDLAYPNLGVWAFWLQVPAALAVRSGTIGGILGVAGLEPIASGWTLYPPLSVLSPNPAVDAVLVGLLLVAVGTTATAWNLVVTIQRRREIRWLDVDTFTWTVLTAGWMAIVAFPVLAVAIALLLADRTLGTAFLLGGGGPLVWQHLFWFFAHPLVYVLVLPPMGIVGHVLPRFAGRRLFGRRSSVYSTLAIGVVSFTVWAHHMFVTGVGPSVRTVFMFTTLAVAVPSSAKLCTWLVTLWGGAVRYSAPMIAVLAAVGFFVVGGVTGVFLAVVPINVRYTGTYYVVAHFHFLLAGFVGLSLVAGAYYWYPLLTGRRLEPGLARLHGWLTIVGVAVTFGALLLLGLAQLPRRVATYPAVYAPLQQLATVGAYVIAAGQLAFLLNLGRSLWIGDPAPEDPWDLEDGPSHAREWR
- a CDS encoding helix-turn-helix transcriptional regulator; this encodes MSNHTSQNTDDGGESNSDDRTERRTHEITDPRPLTNLTGFKRDQLFVIRMLADRNPHGLVIKDKLDCYYDEEITQGRLYQNLAELVDEGYVEKLPVDGRTNAYRPSERANERLEEHYEWERRCLFCELP
- a CDS encoding Glu/Leu/Phe/Val family dehydrogenase, whose product is MTRNTTSDELSRTDPDLDAPWTYATTAADRLALPDEIEQRILYPDHRQRITVQFERDDGTLGVCDGYRVRHDDVRGPYLGPHRYASELTGNDCAGLAAATTVSAALAGIQFGGAAGGIAVDPTTLSRDERVRLTRSYAGSVTGVGPDSDVLVPDVGTDERTMARFVDAVADRVDGPRNAAVAGKPPAIGGFREMPRASGDSIAHVTQDVLETDHDCPLSDATIAVYGAGTLGATAARLLEFQGGTVVAMCSDQAGLTASGDGNGLDTDLVPSYLERPSALAEYDDGTMIGTQDVLQQDVDVLLLAAPATAVTAQNADAIRADIVVEGATGAVTPGGQRVLEDRGITVVPDVLATAGTMVAAHLEWVQSVGRDRLGDARVSNEFGYALTEAVDDVRDRRERCNLSWREAAYSVGISRVAAAHEVVR